A stretch of DNA from Francisella uliginis:
GGGTAATGAAACTTACTCTCTTTTGAAAAAAAGAAATGTTGCGATAAGTCCAACACCTGAAGTAAATCCCTTTGATTATCCATTAATCTATGCTCAGCAAGCACCATTAGTGTCAAGTTCTAACTTTCCAAGTGATGCTAAACAAGATACAGATATATTAGTTTTACAAACCATAGATTATCCAATTACTCTTGAGAGAACTGTTAGTTCTGATGATCAAAGTATAACTTTTGATAAAGTATACGGTGGAGCTAAGCAATATATGATGCTTACAGATGATACAAATCAAAGTCTTTTGCTTAGAGACTCTGTTCAGACTAATGATGGTAGTTCAACATTTAATTTAGCAAGCCCTATTGGTGAAAGTTATCCGGCTGGAGCAACACTATATACTGGTTATACTATAAAAGTAATTTATGTCAGAGATACTGGTAATGTAGATAGTAATGGTAATAAAGAATATGAACTATATGAAAGATCATTTAGTGATAATGAAGCCGAAGATGAAATAGGTCAAGCATTACTTAAAGGGGTTAGTGATTTACAGATAAGCTATAAAACTAGTGGACAAAGTCAGCAATGGAAAGCTGTCACAGCTCAAACAAATAAAAGATCGTGGTATCGTGAAATACGCGGAATAAAAATTAATTATAGGTTAGATGGACAAGATCGAGAAATTGTACTATCTTTTAATGGGATAAGTGGATTAAGTTAGTCAGAGAATATATGAGTCTTATAAGAAAAAAATATAACGGCGGAGTTGCTTTAGTTTTTGCTGTTTCAGTGGCGATAGTTTTTATGGTAATGGGTTTTTTACTTTTTGCTTTAGTTCGCTCTGATCTTTTTATACAAAAGTCTGAAAAGCAGAATTTAGAAAAAAAGATTCAAGTTCAGCAAGCATTTAAAAATGGTGTAATCTCAGGGTCACAGTTTGTTTATAATGAGAATATAATACCTTCTGGCTCTACAGAGTCGAAAACTTTGAGTAATAATACTCAATATATTGTTGAAATTTCTAATAGCGACTCTTCAAGTGGCTCTACTTCTTTTATTATTCCAGAGAGTGGTTATACTATGAGAACGCGAGGCTATTATGTGAAAATGAGCTTAATTGATCGTGTAAAAAATGCTGTTATAAGAGTGCCTAGTATTACACTGCCTAGTTTAGATAGCTCAATAGATAAATCAACAATTTCATTGAATATTCCAGCTATTAACTTTAATGAGCTTTCAGCTAGTCAATTAAATGCAGAAGATACTCTTACAGATAAACAAGTAGGTTATATTGGTAATCTAAAGGTTGATGGTGCTACTCACACACTTGAATTTACTAGTAAAAATAGTGCAGAACCTAAAACACTTTCATTATCTGGTTTTGAATCTGGTGCATTGACTTTGTCACAAGGATGGGTATTAAAAGGAGGTGTTTGGGACTTATCTATAGGTGTTTTTAATCCAGATACTGAAGAAGGTTGTGTAATAACATCTTCATTACAGAACTTCCTAAGTAATTTCACAAGTCTAAAATGCATAAATCTTAATAAAGAGGAAGAAGAGGATATTCAAGGAGCTAGATATCCAAATCCTCAAGCATATCCAACTTGTATTGCAGGGCAAAGATACTCAGAAGGATATATATGCCAAGAAGATGGTATTTTATTTATTGCAAATAAAAATAATGCAGATGCTTTACCTTTTGAAAATGATGGTGATTGGAGGGTATATTATCCAGATCCTCAGTGGGTTGAGCCATATACTCAAGGAGCTAAATATAGCGTTGGAGATTTGGTAGTGTATGATGGAAGATTATATAAAAACAGTAAAGATGGTCAAATGGTACATACATTTGATAATGCAAAATTCAAATTAGATGGAATTTATCCATGGAGTGAAAGGATTCGGTATTATCCTGGTAATATTGTTACATATAATGGAAGCTTCTATCAAGCTGATAAAAAAACAAGAAATGATCCATCTGATACTAAGAGATGGACAAATCTTGGTGAAACATATAATGGTAAAAGTGTCGATGACTATCCTTTAGAAAAAATAGTATTTCCATATAGGTCTGAAGATCCTAGTCAAACATTACTAAACTGTAAGGGTGAGTATCCTCCTATAGATACAGATACATATCAGCAATGTGTTGATGGAGATGTATATAATGAAGGAGATATGTGTTATGAAAATAATATGTTATTTGTAGCACAATATTGGACCTCTGGTTCTCCTTTTAAAAATCCAAATGCATGGAGGTTATATTTACCAAATTCTGACTGGGTTGTACCATTTAGTTATAATGTTATGTATGCAGATCAAACTACAAAGGTTATTTTTGATAATAAACGTTTTATTAATCAATGGTGGGTTAATGCAGGAAAAGATCCATATGAGGATAGTTCTTGGAAGATAGATGGAATTTATGAATGGAATAAGGATATTACATATCTAAAAGGTGATATTATTATTTTATATGATAATTTTTATAAGGCTAGATGGCAAACTAAGGATAAAAACCCTCTTAATAATAGTGGCAATTCGGGAGCTTGGGAAAACTTAGGTTTAACCTACCAAGGTAAGTCAGCACAAGAGTATCTTGATGCTTGTGATAGTATTGTTAGAAGTTTTATAATACTTAAATCATCTTGTTATGGCTTTAGTTGTACAGTTGATATAGTTCAACCATCAACTACTCAGTTATATACTTATGAAATATATGATCAAAATGGTTCTCTTCTAGGATCAACTACTGGTAGTAGTGTGGATATTACCTTTAAAACTGCTGGAGATCATAAGGTATATGCTGTAGCAAAAAATTTAGCTGGAGTAGAAGCATATAAATCTAATGAGCTAGATTATACTATTGAGTCGCAGCTTACAAAAGATCCTATAACATATATGGATCCAACAGGGTATGGTTCTAAATATACTGATAAACTTTTTTCAGATAGTGGTCTTATTGTCACAGCAACTACGGACTATATTACATTTAATTGTCCGACTGGATATAGCTTTATAAAGGGTGCCGAGGCACTTAAAAGTAGAAAAAGTGAAACATATAGAACATATGATGATTCTACATACTTGATGAAAGGTGTTAGAGTTTTCGCAGATAAAAATACAGATTCTGCTGGATCAGTAGTTTATACAGGATCTTCTGTGATGTATCAAAACAATATCAAAGAGAAAGGTAGTGGGGGCTGGTTTAAGCATACTAATTATCTTACTAGAGCGATTTGTGTGCCTGATAATAGTGATGGTCATTGGGATATTTGATTATTAAGTTAATTAAAGTTTATATAGTTTCTGATTTTATTAAATTTTTAGATCAGCCTATTAATTGATTTTATCAAATCTCATCTTTTCTATAGCTTTATAAGATATGCTATACTTGATTAGAGTAGTTTTTTATATTTTATATTAACTATTACCTGAGGATGTAAATGGGTTTTAAAAAGATTAATTATCAGCAGCAAGGAGTAGCATTAATTTTTGCCGTTTCGATAGCTCTTGTGTTGATAATAATGGCGTATCTACTTTTTGCGCTATCTCACACAGCATTAATCTTAGGTAAATCTAGAAAAGAACATCTACAAAATAAAATATCTATGCATCAAGCATTTAAAGATGTTGCTGTTAATCAAGTATTTGTATACAACCAAAATATTATACCACCAGCAAATTCAGGTAGTGTATTTCTTAGCAGTGGTAGCTCATACACATTTGAAGTTACAAATAGTCATATTCAAAATACTAGTAACCAACGTTTTGGATCTTTTATAGTTCCAGAAAATGGTTATACGATGAGGACTATAGATTATTATTTAGGAATGTCTTTAGATAGATTCCAAAAAAATATGATTATAAGAGTGCCTAGTACTACACGAATAAGTGATAACTCTATAAATAAGACTAGTATTGCTTTGAATATTCCAGCAATTAATTTTGAAAATCTTCTTCCTGAGCAGTTAAATTCTGGTAGTAGTACGCTTACTGAAACAAGTGTTGGATATATAGGAGATTTATCCATAGATAATAATAACTATATTTTATCTTTTACAAATCCTGCAGGAGGTGTTTCTACTCTTGATTTATCTGGTACATTTAGCACAGGTAATTTGTCTTTGACTCAAGGATGGCGTTTAAATAATGGATTATGGGAATTGTTTGTGGGTGTTTATGATGTTGATAGCGAGCAAGGATGTGTTATAGCTTCTACATTACAGGACTTTGAAGCTAATTTTTCTGCGTTAGAGTGTACGGCAATTGAAGATGTTAATGATGATGTTGCTACGCAGTTATTTGCAAGATATCCATCGCCTAGAGGTTATAATGTTTGTGTAGAGAATGGAAATTATCAAGAAGGAGCCATATGCTCGGAACATGGTATTTTATTTGAAGCTCTTAAACAAAAAGGTAAGAATGCGGCTGTAAATACTTTACCATTCCAAGATCCTACTAAATGGCAAGTCTATTATCCTTCTACAGATTGGGTTTCGCCTTTTACTGATGGGGTAATCTATCAAAGTGGCGATCAAGTTGTATATGCAGGTAGATTATTTATAAATACACAAAAAGACCAAACTTTATCACCATTTGAACAAAACTCTGGCTGGGAAATAGATGGAGTTTATCCTTTTGATAGTAGAATCTTTTATGATAGAAATAAAGTTGTTATATTTAATAATCAATTCTATGAGGCAATTAGAGATAATCAAGGCTCAGCAGATCCTAGCC
This window harbors:
- a CDS encoding type II secretion system protein; protein product: MLSLKRQKGISLIEVLVSVTVMALVSFLIVDTFFQARKSFDSSVQNLDSYKNNVEARLIFTNLIDNAYITGNETYSLLKKRNVAISPTPEVNPFDYPLIYAQQAPLVSSSNFPSDAKQDTDILVLQTIDYPITLERTVSSDDQSITFDKVYGGAKQYMMLTDDTNQSLLLRDSVQTNDGSSTFNLASPIGESYPAGATLYTGYTIKVIYVRDTGNVDSNGNKEYELYERSFSDNEAEDEIGQALLKGVSDLQISYKTSGQSQQWKAVTAQTNKRSWYREIRGIKINYRLDGQDREIVLSFNGISGLS